In Anthocerotibacter panamensis C109, the sequence CAGGCGGCGATCCGGTTCAGATTGCCGCGGTCAAGGGTTGTGTCGCCGGGGTGGTCAACAGTACCTTGGCGCTCAGTCTGGGAGCTACCTTGCCCGGTCCTTCCACGCTGGTGTTGGCGGGCTTGGTGGGCTTGGTGGGGTATGGGGTTAGCCTCACGTGTTTTGTGCTCGCCCTGAGATATATCGGTACAGCGCGGACTGGGGCCTATTTTGCGCTAGCCCCTTTTGTTGGCGCGACGCTGGCGCTTGGCCTATTGGGGGAGCCTGTGACCCCCCGCTTCCTCGGGGCAGCCCTGCTCATGGGCGTGGGTGCTTGGCTCCATCTGACCGAGAATCACCATCATGAGCACACCCATGAAACCCTTGAGCATGTCCACGCCCATACCCACGACGAACATCACCAACACGACCACAGCCCAACCCATTCCCCTGGAACACCCCACAGCCATGTCCACCGCCATCAACCACTCGTCCACAGCCATCCCCACTATCCCGACCTCCACCATCGGCACGACCATGAGCATTCCTCACCGAACCCTTAGGTTTCCTCACAAAATCACTCAATCCATCTCTAAGATCTCAAAAATATCTTTCTAGCCCAGCAGTAGACTGATTACGCTGTTCTCCTAAAAAACAATTATGCGCAGAACCCTTGTGCGTCTGGTCCCGGTCACGCTGCTCTGTCTGGGGATCGCCTTCCCCGTGGGTGCTCAGGACTTTCAGAAGAGCTATACCCTCGCAGCGGAGGGTATGGTCAAAATCAACAACACCTCTGGGAA encodes:
- a CDS encoding DMT family transporter — its product is MSPRSGIAFALIAAALFGASTPLAKILLGQMEPLLLAGLLYLGSGSGLVLWSLVQRGAQREATLQPRDWPWLGGAILAGGVVAPALLMLGLVLTPASSAALLLNLEGVFTALMAWFIFKENFDRRIAWGMAAITAGGALLAWTGEFSISWGALAIGGACLGWAIDNNLTRPIAGGDPVQIAAVKGCVAGVVNSTLALSLGATLPGPSTLVLAGLVGLVGYGVSLTCFVLALRYIGTARTGAYFALAPFVGATLALGLLGEPVTPRFLGAALLMGVGAWLHLTENHHHEHTHETLEHVHAHTHDEHHQHDHSPTHSPGTPHSHVHRHQPLVHSHPHYPDLHHRHDHEHSSPNP